A genomic region of Streptosporangium lutulentum contains the following coding sequences:
- a CDS encoding RNA degradosome polyphosphate kinase, with the protein MSAEPTHPAVEGLPLPQERFLNREESWLQFNQRVLEMAEDPSLPLLERVRFLAIFASNLDEFFRVRVAGLKRRMATGLLLRTKSGLKPREELARIAAIADDLAQRHSTCFQERVLPQLAAEGIEIVRWDDLGRDERSEMRKLFRERVRPVLTPLAVDPAHPFPYISGLSLNLAVTVRNPSTGHTVFARVKVPSQLPRFVTASKARFVPLEDVIAAHLGQLFKGMEIVEHHVFRVTRNEDLDVDEDVTENLMQALERELLKRRFGPPVRLEVEDTITPEVLDLLVEELGVADHEIYRLPGPLDLTGLHAISDLERGELSFRPFVPAEVVHVDDDIFAVLRERDVLLHHPYDSFSTSVQRFIEQAAADPSVLAIKQTLYRTSGDSPIVDALVDAAEAGKQVVVVVEIKARFDEHANITWARKLERAGCHVVYGVVGLKTHCKLALVVRQEPSGELRSYCHIGTGNYNPKTARHYEDLGLLTADRLVGEDVTDLFIHLTGYSNHSAYRRLLVAPHSLRGGLLARIEREISHQEAGRPARIRMKTNSLVDEPIIDALYRASQAGVPVDLWVRGVCTLRPGVPGLSENIRVRSVLGRFLEHSRIYEFGHGRRPEIWIGSGDVMRRNLERRVEALVKVASQQQRVYLSELLDRGMSDDTLTWWLNSDGTWTKHRGDDLHTHLISTRRWRTIDD; encoded by the coding sequence ATGTCCGCTGAACCCACCCACCCCGCCGTCGAAGGGTTGCCCCTTCCGCAAGAACGTTTTCTCAACCGCGAGGAGAGCTGGCTCCAGTTCAACCAGCGGGTTCTGGAGATGGCGGAGGATCCCTCTCTCCCCCTGCTCGAACGGGTCAGGTTCCTGGCGATCTTCGCCAGCAACCTGGACGAGTTCTTCCGGGTGCGAGTGGCCGGGCTGAAGCGGCGGATGGCCACCGGCCTGCTGCTGCGGACGAAAAGCGGGCTGAAACCCCGCGAGGAGCTGGCCAGGATCGCCGCGATCGCCGACGACCTCGCGCAGCGGCACTCGACCTGCTTCCAGGAGCGGGTGCTTCCGCAACTGGCCGCCGAGGGCATCGAGATCGTGCGCTGGGACGACCTGGGCCGTGACGAGCGCAGCGAGATGCGCAAGCTGTTCCGGGAAAGAGTCCGGCCGGTGCTGACCCCGCTGGCCGTCGACCCCGCGCACCCTTTTCCATACATCTCTGGCCTGTCCCTCAACCTGGCCGTCACCGTCCGCAACCCCTCGACCGGTCACACCGTGTTCGCCCGGGTGAAGGTGCCGAGCCAGCTGCCCCGCTTCGTCACGGCGTCCAAGGCTCGCTTCGTCCCCCTCGAAGACGTGATCGCCGCTCACCTCGGCCAGCTCTTCAAGGGCATGGAGATCGTCGAGCACCACGTCTTCCGGGTGACCCGCAACGAGGACCTGGACGTGGACGAGGACGTCACCGAGAACCTCATGCAGGCGCTGGAGCGCGAACTGCTCAAGCGCCGCTTCGGCCCGCCCGTCCGGCTGGAGGTCGAGGACACCATCACGCCCGAGGTGCTCGACCTTCTCGTGGAGGAGCTGGGGGTGGCCGATCACGAGATCTACCGGCTGCCCGGCCCGCTGGACCTGACCGGGCTGCACGCGATCTCCGACCTGGAACGGGGCGAGCTGAGCTTTCGTCCCTTCGTGCCCGCCGAGGTCGTCCACGTCGACGACGACATCTTCGCCGTGCTCCGCGAGCGGGACGTGCTGCTGCACCACCCGTACGACTCGTTCTCCACGAGCGTTCAGCGCTTCATCGAACAGGCCGCCGCCGACCCGAGCGTGCTGGCCATCAAGCAGACGCTCTACCGGACCAGCGGCGACTCGCCGATCGTGGACGCGCTGGTCGACGCCGCCGAGGCGGGCAAGCAGGTCGTCGTGGTCGTGGAGATCAAGGCCCGTTTCGACGAGCACGCCAACATCACCTGGGCCCGCAAGCTGGAGCGGGCCGGGTGCCACGTGGTCTACGGCGTCGTGGGGCTGAAGACCCACTGCAAGCTGGCCCTCGTCGTACGGCAGGAGCCCTCCGGCGAACTGCGCAGCTACTGCCACATCGGCACGGGGAACTACAACCCCAAGACCGCCAGGCACTACGAGGACCTGGGCCTGCTCACCGCCGACCGGCTGGTCGGCGAGGACGTCACGGACCTGTTCATCCACCTGACCGGCTACTCCAACCACTCCGCCTACCGGCGGCTGCTGGTCGCGCCGCACTCCCTGCGCGGCGGGCTGCTGGCCAGGATCGAGCGGGAGATCTCCCATCAGGAGGCCGGCCGTCCCGCCAGGATCAGGATGAAGACGAACTCCCTGGTGGACGAGCCGATCATCGACGCGCTCTACCGGGCCTCGCAGGCGGGCGTCCCGGTGGACCTGTGGGTGCGCGGGGTGTGCACCCTGCGGCCGGGCGTCCCCGGACTGTCGGAGAACATCCGGGTGAGGAGCGTGCTGGGCCGGTTCCTCGAACACTCGCGCATCTACGAGTTCGGACACGGACGCAGGCCGGAGATCTGGATCGGCAGCGGCGACGTGATGCGCCGTAACCTGGAACGCAGGGTGGAGGCGCTGGTCAAGGTCGCCAGCCAGCAGCAGCGGGTCTATCTCAGCGAGCTTCTCGACCGGGGAATGTCGGACGACACCCTGACCTGGTGGCTGAACTCGGACGGGACCTGGACCAAGCATCGGGGGGACGACCTGCACACCCACCTGATCAGCACCCGGCGGTGGAGGACGATCGATGACTGA
- a CDS encoding ABC-F family ATP-binding cassette domain-containing protein: MNLVNLESVSHSYGPKPLLSDVSLGIETGDRIGVVGRNGGGKTTLISVIAGDLKPNNGGRVTHNRGLQVGALSQGDDLDPARSVQDIVLGGRPEHEWAGDAGVREILASLLGDIDLAALAGSLSGGERRRTALAKLLIDEHDLIILDEPTNHLDIEAIDWLARHLAGRRTALVVVTHDRWFLDAVSTRTWEVVDGSVERYEGGYAAYVLAKAERARIAASTEARRQNLMRKEIAWLRRGPPARTSKPKFRIDAAQALIADEPPARESVELVKFAAARLGRTVYDLEDVTLHAGGPGQGPKVLDRSTWQFGPGDRVGLIGVNGSGKSSLLRLLADTVQPDSGKVVRGKTVRLAHLSQELSELDPTRRVLETVEEIRKFIQVGKKEWTASQLLERLGFKGDAQWKVVGDLSGGERRRLQLLRLLMDDPNVLLLDEPTNDLDIETLNELEDLLDGWPGTLILVSHDRYFLERVSDKTVALLGDGKLSMLPGGVDEYLARRSSGAALSARAASGATSGTASVAAASAPQAADSGLSAKDERELRKELSRLERQLGKLDGRQAKLHASMADAAADYGRLASLDAELKEILAEKDTIEGAWLELADRLGE; encoded by the coding sequence ATGAATCTGGTCAATCTTGAGTCGGTCTCCCACTCCTACGGTCCCAAGCCTCTGCTCAGCGATGTCTCCCTCGGCATCGAGACAGGCGACCGCATCGGCGTGGTCGGTCGCAACGGCGGCGGCAAGACAACCCTTATCTCAGTGATCGCCGGTGATCTCAAGCCCAACAACGGCGGGCGGGTCACGCACAACCGCGGACTCCAGGTGGGGGCGCTGTCGCAGGGCGACGACCTCGACCCGGCGCGGTCGGTGCAGGACATCGTCCTCGGCGGCAGGCCGGAGCACGAATGGGCGGGTGACGCGGGCGTCCGCGAGATCCTCGCGAGCCTGCTCGGCGACATCGACCTGGCCGCGCTCGCCGGGAGCCTGTCGGGTGGCGAGCGGCGCCGTACGGCCCTCGCCAAGCTGCTCATCGACGAGCACGACCTGATCATTCTGGACGAGCCCACCAACCATCTCGACATCGAGGCCATCGACTGGCTGGCCAGGCACCTGGCGGGCCGCAGGACGGCGCTGGTGGTCGTCACCCACGACCGGTGGTTCCTGGACGCGGTGTCCACCCGGACCTGGGAGGTCGTGGACGGCTCGGTCGAACGCTACGAGGGCGGATACGCCGCCTACGTGCTGGCCAAGGCCGAGCGCGCCCGGATCGCGGCCTCCACCGAGGCCCGCCGCCAGAACCTGATGCGCAAGGAGATCGCCTGGCTCCGCCGGGGGCCGCCCGCGCGCACCTCCAAGCCCAAGTTCCGCATCGACGCCGCCCAGGCGCTGATCGCCGACGAGCCTCCCGCCCGGGAGAGCGTCGAGCTGGTCAAGTTCGCCGCCGCCAGGCTGGGCCGGACGGTCTACGACCTTGAGGACGTCACCCTGCACGCCGGCGGCCCCGGCCAGGGCCCGAAGGTCCTCGACCGCTCCACCTGGCAGTTCGGCCCGGGTGACCGGGTCGGCCTGATCGGCGTGAACGGCTCCGGCAAGTCCTCGCTGCTCCGCCTGCTCGCCGACACGGTCCAGCCCGATTCGGGCAAGGTCGTGCGCGGCAAGACGGTCCGTCTGGCGCACCTGTCGCAGGAGCTGAGCGAGCTCGACCCCACGCGGCGGGTGCTGGAGACCGTCGAGGAGATTCGCAAGTTCATCCAGGTCGGCAAGAAGGAGTGGACGGCCTCCCAGCTGCTGGAGCGCCTCGGCTTCAAGGGCGACGCCCAGTGGAAGGTGGTCGGAGACCTGTCCGGCGGCGAGCGGCGCCGCCTCCAGCTGCTCCGCCTGCTGATGGACGACCCGAACGTGCTGCTGCTCGATGAGCCGACCAACGACCTCGACATCGAGACGCTCAACGAGCTGGAGGACCTGCTCGACGGCTGGCCGGGCACGCTGATCCTGGTCAGCCACGACCGCTACTTCCTGGAGCGGGTCTCCGACAAGACCGTCGCACTGCTCGGCGACGGCAAGCTGTCGATGCTCCCCGGCGGCGTGGACGAATACCTGGCGCGGCGCTCCTCGGGCGCGGCGCTGTCCGCGCGCGCGGCCTCGGGGGCGACGTCCGGTACGGCTTCCGTGGCCGCGGCCTCGGCTCCGCAGGCGGCCGATTCCGGACTGTCCGCGAAGGACGAGCGCGAGCTCCGCAAGGAGCTCTCCCGCCTGGAGCGCCAGCTCGGCAAGCTGGACGGTCGCCAGGCCAAGCTCCACGCCTCCATGGCCGATGCCGCCGCCGACTACGGTCGTCTGGCCTCCCTCGACGCCGAGCTCAAGGAGATCCTCGCGGAGAAGGACACGATCGAGGGCGCGTGGCTGGAGCTGGCCGACCGTCTGGGCGAGTGA
- a CDS encoding MarR family winged helix-turn-helix transcriptional regulator, whose amino-acid sequence MTLPHVDHDAERSEDEVDRLVAAWRQERPDLDVEPLQVLSRVSRLARHLDRARRASFAEHGLESWEFDVLTALRRAGEPYEMSPGALLRATLVTSGTMTNRIDRLTAAGLVRRRPDTEDRRGVLVSLTAAGRERVDSAFADLLRREHELLANLGKHEQQALSGLLRTLLVPFDATDTGAR is encoded by the coding sequence ATGACCCTGCCCCACGTGGACCACGACGCCGAGCGCTCGGAGGACGAGGTCGACCGGCTGGTCGCCGCCTGGCGCCAGGAGCGTCCCGACCTGGACGTGGAACCGCTCCAGGTGCTCAGCCGGGTATCCCGGCTGGCCCGCCACCTCGACCGTGCCCGCCGCGCCTCCTTCGCCGAACACGGCCTGGAGTCCTGGGAGTTCGACGTGCTCACGGCCCTGCGCCGGGCCGGCGAGCCGTACGAGATGAGTCCGGGAGCCCTGCTCCGCGCGACCCTGGTGACGTCCGGGACGATGACCAACCGCATCGACCGGCTCACCGCGGCCGGTCTGGTCAGGCGCCGTCCCGACACCGAGGACAGGCGAGGGGTCCTGGTCTCCCTGACCGCGGCCGGGCGAGAACGGGTCGACAGCGCCTTCGCCGATCTGCTCCGCCGCGAGCACGAGCTGCTGGCGAACCTCGGAAAACATGAACAGCAGGCCCTTTCGGGCCTGCTGCGCACGTTACTCGTCCCTTTTGACGCCACCGACACAGGAGCGCGCTGA
- a CDS encoding acyl-CoA desaturase, with amino-acid sequence MTVIAESPVPGPRPGPKPDADPEKKTLPELIVFGVIVAAPLIALIAAVPLAWGWGLGWSDIVIAGVFYVVTGLGVTVGLHRHFTHGSFKVKRPLKIALGIAGSLSMEMSVLDWVATHRKHHKFSDKDGDPHSPWRFGPGFVAVTKGLLWAHMGWLFETDRANREKYAPDLVRDPDIIKLHKFFPVLAITTMVLPALLGGLLTWSWWGMATGFFWGTLVRIGLLHHVTWSINSICHVFGEEAFESRDKSRNVWWLAIPSFGESWHNLHHSDPTCARHGALKGQIDLSAGVIRWFEKAGWAYDVRWPTPERLAAKRIAA; translated from the coding sequence ATGACCGTCATCGCAGAAAGCCCTGTTCCGGGCCCGAGACCCGGGCCCAAACCAGACGCCGACCCTGAGAAGAAGACCCTTCCCGAGCTCATCGTTTTCGGGGTGATCGTGGCCGCGCCGCTGATCGCCTTGATCGCGGCCGTTCCCCTCGCCTGGGGATGGGGCCTCGGCTGGTCCGACATCGTGATCGCCGGCGTGTTCTACGTGGTCACCGGGCTGGGGGTCACCGTCGGCCTGCACCGCCACTTCACACACGGGTCGTTCAAGGTCAAGCGTCCGCTGAAGATCGCGCTGGGCATCGCGGGCAGCCTCTCGATGGAGATGTCGGTGCTGGACTGGGTGGCCACCCACCGCAAGCACCACAAGTTCTCCGACAAGGACGGCGACCCGCACTCTCCGTGGCGCTTCGGACCCGGCTTCGTGGCCGTGACCAAGGGTCTGCTCTGGGCGCACATGGGCTGGCTGTTCGAGACCGACCGGGCCAACCGCGAGAAGTACGCACCCGACCTGGTCAGGGACCCGGACATCATCAAGCTGCACAAGTTCTTCCCCGTGCTGGCGATCACCACGATGGTGCTCCCCGCCCTGCTCGGCGGCCTGCTGACCTGGTCGTGGTGGGGCATGGCGACCGGCTTCTTCTGGGGCACCCTGGTCCGGATCGGCCTGCTGCACCACGTGACCTGGTCGATCAACTCCATCTGCCACGTCTTCGGCGAGGAGGCTTTCGAGTCGCGGGACAAGTCACGCAACGTGTGGTGGCTGGCCATCCCGTCGTTCGGCGAGTCCTGGCACAACCTGCACCACTCCGACCCGACCTGCGCCCGGCACGGCGCGCTCAAGGGCCAGATCGACCTCAGCGCGGGCGTGATCCGCTGGTTCGAGAAGGCCGGCTGGGCCTACGACGTCCGCTGGCCGACGCCCGAGCGACTGGCCGCGAAGCGCATCGCCGCCTGA
- a CDS encoding CYTH and CHAD domain-containing protein: MAIEIEDKFDVPLDYEVPEPSNLPSGTEIVGPKTHQLVALYFDTPDLRLAARGITLRRRRGGTDPGWHLKLPQAKGVRQEITRPLTRSAKIVPPELVDLVLAYTRGTPLAPVAELDTRRTTTTLVNAAGVRLVEIADDRVKGTVFNEGKHVERWREVEAELIEGEEKLLKKIGKQLTKAGATPADSANKLSRLLNAAGPVPEQPRAETERGSAGEVVVDYISSQVSALLAQDPRVRRAEEDAVHQMRVACRRLRSVLKSFKTIVEGTENLQDELRWLGEVLGEARDLEVIRERFAHRLDNLDDALIVGPIRARLSSDLLDEEHEAYDRIRETLGGERYFALLDALDDLVGTPVLTKAAGKPADALDAVAAKSWRRVVRAYDAAQAIEDSAEREVAMHEVRKAAKRARYTAETLGKRKLAKRAEAVQEVLGTYRDGIVAQERLTAEAETARLAGEDTFTYGVLTGVERAAAERAHEGFPALWAETTAAVAKLV; the protein is encoded by the coding sequence GTGGCGATAGAGATCGAAGACAAGTTCGACGTTCCGCTGGATTACGAGGTTCCGGAACCGTCGAACCTTCCAAGCGGTACGGAGATCGTGGGTCCGAAGACCCACCAGCTCGTGGCGCTCTACTTCGACACCCCCGATCTGAGGCTCGCCGCGCGTGGCATCACCCTGCGCCGCCGCAGAGGCGGCACCGACCCCGGCTGGCATCTCAAACTTCCACAGGCCAAGGGCGTCCGGCAGGAGATCACCCGCCCGCTGACCAGGAGCGCCAAGATCGTCCCCCCCGAGCTGGTGGACCTCGTGCTCGCCTACACCCGGGGAACCCCCCTCGCGCCGGTCGCCGAACTCGACACCCGCCGTACCACCACCACGCTGGTCAACGCAGCGGGCGTGCGGCTGGTGGAGATCGCGGACGACCGGGTCAAGGGCACCGTGTTCAACGAGGGCAAGCACGTCGAGCGCTGGCGCGAGGTCGAGGCCGAGCTGATCGAGGGCGAGGAGAAGCTGCTCAAGAAGATCGGCAAGCAGCTGACCAAGGCCGGCGCCACCCCCGCCGACTCGGCCAACAAGCTCTCGCGCCTGCTGAACGCCGCGGGTCCCGTCCCCGAGCAGCCGCGCGCGGAGACCGAACGGGGATCCGCGGGCGAGGTCGTCGTCGACTACATCTCCTCCCAGGTCTCCGCGCTGCTCGCGCAGGACCCCCGGGTCCGCCGCGCGGAGGAGGACGCCGTACACCAGATGCGCGTCGCCTGCCGGCGGCTCCGCAGCGTGCTGAAGTCGTTCAAGACGATCGTCGAGGGGACCGAGAACCTTCAGGACGAGCTCAGGTGGCTGGGCGAGGTCCTCGGTGAGGCGCGCGACCTGGAGGTCATCCGGGAGCGGTTCGCCCACAGGCTCGACAACCTGGACGACGCCCTGATCGTGGGCCCGATCAGGGCCCGCCTCAGCTCCGACCTGCTGGACGAGGAGCACGAGGCCTACGACCGGATCAGGGAGACGCTCGGCGGCGAACGGTACTTCGCCCTGCTCGACGCCCTCGACGACCTGGTCGGCACCCCCGTGCTGACCAAGGCCGCCGGCAAGCCCGCCGACGCCCTGGACGCCGTCGCCGCCAAGAGCTGGCGCCGGGTGGTCAGGGCCTACGACGCCGCCCAGGCCATCGAGGACTCCGCCGAGCGCGAGGTCGCGATGCACGAGGTGCGCAAGGCGGCCAAACGGGCCCGCTACACCGCCGAGACGCTCGGGAAGAGGAAACTGGCCAAGCGGGCGGAGGCCGTACAGGAGGTGCTGGGCACCTACCGGGACGGCATCGTCGCGCAGGAGCGGCTGACGGCCGAGGCCGAGACCGCCCGGCTGGCGGGGGAGGACACCTTCACCTACGGCGTGCTGACCGGCGTGGAACGGGCCGCGGCCGAGCGCGCCCACGAGGGGTTCCCCGCGCTCTGGGCCGAGACCACGGCCGCCGTCGCGAAGCTCGTCTGA
- a CDS encoding 4-(cytidine 5'-diphospho)-2-C-methyl-D-erythritol kinase, with protein MNSVTVRVPAKVNLQLAVGPLRDDGYHDLVNVFHAVSIFDEVTATAETGMSVRVEGESADQVPEGDDNLAIQAALALARHAGRSYGVNLIIRKSIPVAGGMAGGSADAAAALVACNELWGLGLPMDDLLEIAADLGSDVPFALIGGTAVGTGRGERLTPLEVSGRFHWVFALADGGLSTATVYAECDRMREAIGEKVAWPRAGEPLLAALRDGDAKVLGAELTNDLQPAAVMLRRSLARTLDAGREYGALGSLVSGSGPTCAFLAESEAHAGELAASLKSAGVARDLITAYGPVPGPTVV; from the coding sequence ATGAACTCCGTGACCGTCCGTGTGCCCGCCAAGGTCAACCTGCAGCTGGCCGTGGGGCCGCTGCGTGACGACGGCTACCACGACCTGGTGAACGTCTTCCACGCCGTCTCCATCTTCGACGAGGTCACGGCCACCGCGGAGACCGGGATGAGCGTCCGGGTCGAGGGCGAGTCCGCCGACCAGGTGCCCGAGGGCGACGACAACCTCGCGATCCAGGCCGCCCTCGCGCTGGCCAGGCACGCGGGCCGTTCCTACGGCGTGAACCTGATCATCCGCAAGTCGATCCCGGTGGCGGGCGGCATGGCGGGCGGCAGCGCGGACGCCGCCGCCGCGCTGGTCGCCTGCAACGAGCTGTGGGGCCTCGGCCTGCCGATGGACGACCTGCTGGAGATCGCCGCCGACCTCGGCAGCGACGTCCCGTTCGCGCTGATCGGCGGCACCGCCGTCGGCACCGGCAGGGGCGAGCGGCTCACCCCGCTGGAGGTCTCGGGCAGGTTCCACTGGGTGTTCGCGCTGGCGGACGGCGGCCTGTCCACGGCCACGGTCTACGCCGAGTGCGACCGCATGCGCGAGGCGATCGGCGAGAAGGTCGCCTGGCCCCGGGCCGGTGAGCCTCTTCTGGCCGCGCTTCGCGACGGGGACGCCAAGGTCCTCGGCGCCGAGCTGACCAACGACCTGCAGCCCGCCGCCGTGATGCTCCGCCGTTCCCTGGCCCGCACCCTGGACGCCGGCCGTGAGTACGGCGCCCTCGGCTCCCTCGTCTCCGGCTCCGGCCCCACCTGTGCCTTCCTCGCCGAGTCGGAGGCCCACGCCGGAGAGCTGGCCGCCTCCCTCAAGAGCGCCGGGGTGGCTCGCGACCTCATCACCGCCTACGGCCCCGTTCCCGGCCCGACGGTGGTGTAG
- a CDS encoding TetR/AcrR family transcriptional regulator, with translation MSEPRRRMSGKERREQLIQISRTLFAEKGFDGTSVEEIAATANVSKPVVYEHFGGKEGVYAVVVDREMQKLLGMVTEALSASHSLIKLERAALALLAYVEENSEGFRILVRDSHAASGTGTFASLINDIASQVEDVMVDEFVERDYDPKLAPMYAQMLVGMVALTGQWWLDVRRPPREEVAAHLVNLAWNGLTGLNPQPRLTASSRGLEQRRTPLPPRPTDKELREMEKARERELKEQEKLREREVREAAKLEREREKLRLREQRELEKSNEREFRERERLLRDQEKARERELKEQEKIRVREAKTAEREAARQAEAAGHAGMEQEKLEPTE, from the coding sequence GTGAGCGAACCTCGACGACGTATGTCAGGCAAGGAACGCCGGGAACAGCTGATTCAAATCAGCCGGACCCTGTTCGCGGAAAAGGGGTTCGACGGCACATCGGTCGAGGAGATCGCGGCGACCGCCAACGTCTCCAAACCGGTGGTCTACGAGCACTTCGGTGGCAAGGAGGGGGTTTACGCGGTCGTCGTCGACCGGGAGATGCAAAAACTGCTCGGCATGGTGACCGAGGCCCTGTCGGCCTCGCACTCCCTGATCAAGCTGGAACGGGCCGCCCTGGCGCTGCTGGCCTACGTGGAGGAGAACAGCGAGGGCTTCCGGATCCTGGTCCGGGACTCGCACGCCGCCTCGGGGACCGGCACGTTCGCCAGTCTGATCAACGACATCGCCAGTCAGGTCGAGGACGTCATGGTCGACGAGTTCGTCGAACGCGACTACGACCCGAAGCTGGCCCCGATGTACGCGCAGATGCTGGTCGGCATGGTGGCGCTGACCGGCCAGTGGTGGCTGGACGTGCGCAGGCCCCCTCGCGAGGAAGTGGCCGCCCATCTGGTCAACCTCGCCTGGAACGGCCTCACGGGACTGAACCCGCAACCACGCTTGACCGCCTCCTCCAGGGGCCTGGAGCAGCGGCGGACGCCGCTGCCGCCGCGTCCCACCGACAAGGAACTGCGGGAGATGGAGAAGGCCCGCGAGCGGGAGCTCAAGGAGCAGGAGAAGCTCCGCGAGCGCGAGGTGCGCGAGGCCGCGAAGCTTGAGAGGGAGCGGGAGAAGCTGCGGCTCCGGGAGCAACGCGAGCTGGAGAAGTCGAACGAGCGGGAGTTCCGTGAGCGGGAACGGCTGCTCAGGGACCAGGAGAAGGCCCGCGAGCGAGAGCTCAAGGAGCAGGAGAAGATCCGGGTGCGGGAGGCGAAGACCGCCGAGCGGGAGGCCGCCAGGCAGGCCGAGGCGGCCGGGCACGCTGGTATGGAGCAGGAAAAACTTGAGCCAACCGAGTAA
- a CDS encoding trans-aconitate 2-methyltransferase yields the protein MSRDMWDPEIYNRYADERSRPFFDLVARIAAERPGQVVDAGCGTGELTAALARRWPDADVHGFDSSPAMIEKAPAGGRLSFSVDDVTRWRPERPVDVIVSNAVLQWVPEHRELLGRWVDALVPGGWLAFQVPGNFEAPSHVLIRELCRTTWRDRLDGVARPGPVDDPADYLDLLAGLGCRVDAWETTYLHVLPGEDAVLRWVTGTALRPMLDRLTPDEAEAFLGDCAALLREAYPRGPHGTIFPFRRIFVVAQK from the coding sequence ATGTCAAGAGATATGTGGGACCCTGAAATCTACAACCGCTACGCCGACGAGCGCTCGCGGCCTTTCTTCGATCTTGTCGCCAGGATAGCCGCAGAGCGGCCCGGCCAGGTGGTCGACGCGGGATGCGGCACCGGCGAACTCACCGCGGCGCTGGCCAGGCGCTGGCCGGACGCCGACGTCCACGGCTTCGACTCCTCTCCCGCGATGATCGAGAAGGCCCCCGCGGGCGGGCGGCTGAGTTTCTCGGTCGACGACGTCACGCGGTGGCGGCCGGAGCGCCCGGTGGACGTGATCGTGTCCAACGCGGTCCTGCAGTGGGTGCCCGAGCATCGCGAACTGCTGGGGCGGTGGGTGGACGCGCTCGTGCCGGGGGGCTGGCTCGCCTTCCAGGTTCCGGGTAACTTCGAGGCTCCCAGCCACGTGCTGATCCGTGAGCTGTGCCGTACCACCTGGCGCGATCGGCTGGACGGCGTGGCGAGGCCGGGCCCTGTCGACGACCCGGCCGACTACCTCGACCTGCTCGCCGGCCTGGGCTGCCGGGTGGACGCGTGGGAGACCACCTACCTCCACGTGCTCCCGGGGGAGGACGCGGTGCTCAGATGGGTCACCGGCACCGCCCTGCGTCCCATGCTCGACCGGCTGACGCCCGACGAGGCGGAGGCGTTCCTCGGCGACTGCGCCGCGCTGCTGAGGGAGGCCTACCCCCGCGGCCCCCACGGCACGATCTTCCCCTTCCGCCGGATCTTCGTCGTCGCCCAGAAGTGA
- a CDS encoding NUDIX hydrolase has protein sequence MTEPQAHPTNVIRAAGAVVWRGAESSPEVVLVHRPRYDDWSFPKGKLKSGEHVIAGALREVGEETGITVELGRSLPPVHYPKGERLKRVDYWVARMISESPRPADDEVDEVVWLPVEEAARRLTYELDVEVLRAFRAAPPATTPLIFVRHALAGARKDWNGDDDERPLDARGRRQAEVLADVLSGYRPAKLVSSPSKRCVQTLEPYAERSGLEIEFEPSLSETRYDPQTSLRLVTDALASGRNAAFCSHGKVLPDLISKVCDQVEDARLRKGAFMVLHHADGRIVGVDHYLV, from the coding sequence ATGACTGAACCTCAGGCGCACCCGACGAACGTGATCCGCGCCGCCGGGGCGGTGGTGTGGCGGGGTGCGGAGTCCTCGCCTGAGGTCGTGCTCGTTCACCGGCCGAGGTACGACGACTGGTCCTTTCCCAAGGGGAAGCTGAAATCCGGCGAGCACGTCATCGCCGGGGCGCTGCGCGAGGTGGGCGAGGAGACGGGGATCACCGTCGAGCTCGGCCGGTCGCTGCCGCCGGTCCACTACCCGAAGGGCGAGCGCCTCAAGCGCGTCGACTACTGGGTGGCTCGGATGATCTCCGAGAGCCCCCGTCCCGCCGACGACGAGGTCGACGAGGTGGTCTGGCTGCCGGTGGAGGAGGCCGCGCGGCGGCTCACCTACGAGCTGGACGTCGAGGTGCTCCGCGCCTTCCGCGCGGCCCCGCCGGCGACCACGCCGCTCATCTTCGTACGGCACGCCCTGGCCGGAGCGCGCAAGGACTGGAACGGCGACGACGACGAACGGCCGCTCGACGCCAGGGGCAGGAGGCAGGCCGAGGTGCTCGCCGACGTGCTGTCCGGCTACCGCCCCGCGAAGCTGGTCAGCTCGCCCAGCAAGCGATGCGTGCAGACCCTGGAGCCGTACGCCGAGCGGTCAGGACTGGAGATCGAGTTCGAGCCCTCGCTGTCGGAGACCCGCTACGACCCCCAGACCTCCCTGCGCCTGGTCACCGACGCCCTGGCCTCCGGGCGGAACGCGGCGTTCTGCAGCCACGGGAAGGTCCTGCCCGACCTGATCTCGAAGGTCTGTGACCAGGTGGAGGACGCGCGCCTGCGCAAGGGCGCGTTCATGGTGCTGCACCACGCCGACGGCCGGATCGTCGGCGTCGACCACTACCTCGTCTAG